In Elephas maximus indicus isolate mEleMax1 chromosome 7, mEleMax1 primary haplotype, whole genome shotgun sequence, the following proteins share a genomic window:
- the LOC126080430 gene encoding olfactory receptor 8K5-like, producing MDQKNLTAMTEFILIGVTRRPELQLPVFGVFLLIYMITVMGNLGLIILTKVDSHLHKPMYFFIRHLAFIDLGNSTVICPKMLVTFVVNKNTISYYECATQLAFFILFIISELFILSAMAYDRYVAICNPLLYNVIMSPRHCHVLVGIPYIYSIFQSLMFTIKIFTLTFCGSNVISHFCCDDVPLIPMLCSNAQEVQLLIIMFSAFNLISSLLVVLLSYLLILIAIFRMHSAEGRRKAFSTCGSHLTVVVVFYGSLLFMYVQPKSAHSFDTDKMASVFYTLVIPMLNPLIYSLRNKEVKSAFYRVIKNPCNLCI from the coding sequence ATGGACCAAAAGAACCTAACTGCGATGACCGAATTCATTCTAATTGGAGTCACAAGGCGCCCTGAACTGCAGCTGCCCGTTTTTGGGGTCTTCCTCCTCATCTACATGATCACAGTGATGGGAAACCTAGGCCTGATCATCCTGACCAAGGTGGACTCCCACCTACACAAgcctatgtattttttcatcaGACACCTAGCCTTCATTGATCTTGGTAATTCTACTGTCATTTGTCCCAAGATGCTAGTAACTTTTGTTGTGAATAAAAATACCATTTCTTATTATGAATGTGCCACACAGctggctttcttcattttgttcattATCAGTGAACTTTTCATCTTGTcggccatggcctatgaccgctatgtggccatctgtaaccctctgctctacaatGTTATCATGTCCCCAAGACATTGCCATGTGCTTGTGGGTATTCCATACATTTATAGTATCTTTCAGTCTCTGATGTTCACCATTAAGATTTTCACATTGACCTTCTGTGGCTCTAATGTCATCAGTCATTTCTGTTGTGATGATGTCCCCTTGATACCTATGCTCTGCTCAAATGCACAAGAGGTACAGCTGTTGATCATAATGTTTTCAGCATTTAATTTGATATCATCCCTCCTGGTTGTCCTGCTGTCCTACCTGCTGATTCTGATAGCCATATTTCGAATGCATTCTGCTGAGGGCAGGAGAAAAGCTTTCTCCACATGTGGTTCTCATCTGACAGTGGTGGTTGTGTTCTATGGGTCTCTACTGTTCATGTATGTGCAGCCCAAATCTGCTCATTCTTTTGATACTGACAAAATGGCCTCAGTGTTTTACACTTTAGTCATTCCCATGCTTAACCCCTTGATCTACAGCTTAAGgaataaagaagtaaaaagtgCCTTCTACAGGGTCATTAAGAATCCATGCAATCTTTGTATTTAA